GTTTCCATTAGTTATGGTAATTGTTCCGTTATTAACTGTATCAAATGTAAGTTCTGGAACTATTGTTGTCTCTCCTTTAAAGAAAACTTCTACCGCCTCAGATGTCTTGTAACTTAAACCATAACCAATCCCATAAGATAGACCTGATGCAGAATCTCCGTCAATATCAACAGTAGAGCTTCCTATTGATGCACCGATAAAAGGACTCCATAGTTTATCTTCACGGAAATCATAATAAACTGAAGCCATTAATGAATCAATTGTAGTGTCAGTTTCAATATCAAATCCAAGCCATGAAGTCCCATCAGATTGTCCCCTAACCCAATTACCTTCAATACGCGTTTTCCCGAAATCATAACCTACTCCTAAATCAAGTCCTAAACCTGCGTCAAACTCAATATCTGAATTTACATTTTCTACATCAATATCTCCAACTTGACTACCTCCTATACTACCGGTGAAGTAAGTTCCCTTTGTTGAATATTCATTTGCAATTAAAGGAGCACTTAGTAAAGATAAGCCTGCAAAGGTAGTTGATAAAAAATGACTAAAATTTTTCATAGAATTCAAATTAATAAATTTATTCATATTACGAATTTAAAAAATATTCTATAAATATCTTGAACTAAATATAATTTTTTCAATACTACAACCATACATAACTTACCTTAATAGAAACTTTGATGAATGATAAAAAAATAAAAAGAATTCTGA
The genomic region above belongs to Prochlorococcus marinus XMU1405 and contains:
- a CDS encoding outer membrane protein, whose protein sequence is MKNFSHFLSTTFAGLSLLSAPLIANEYSTKGTYFTGSIGGSQVGDIDVENVNSDIEFDAGLGLDLGVGYDFGKTRIEGNWVRGQSDGTSWLGFDIETDTTIDSLMASVYYDFREDKLWSPFIGASIGSSTVDIDGDSASGLSYGIGYGLSYKTSEAVEVFFKGETTIVPELTFDTVNNGTITITNGNYTNGTIGLRVRF